From the Notolabrus celidotus isolate fNotCel1 chromosome 12, fNotCel1.pri, whole genome shotgun sequence genome, one window contains:
- the rprd2b gene encoding regulation of nuclear pre-mRNA domain-containing protein 2 isoform X3, translating into MAAGSGAASGHGARSSNAALEASLDRRFQGVSNTMESIQGLSTWCIENKKYHGLIVRHWMKWLKKSDNSHRLNLFYLANDVIQNCKRRNAIVFRSAFAEVLPNAALLIKDGKVRKSVERIFVIWEERSVYPEELIAQLRANLNKKEKEREKLKEKEREKEKLKEKEKEKEKEREKEREKEKEKQKETTPATAPVNKAALKSKILEEFAPHSLVEQLSRYKQAVAEEEFREKQLAALRVDVCSTEALKRLKDKAGGNKFAKDFEDGSLKLQEFVGFLDKELKTGPPLLEALGNADIFYEMQYKEVKIVANAYNAFANRVAGLKRKLDSLKSTLPGPEDSPIPSPSEDAPSPTGSDSPFLGLGPSRAQVDPELDGKAMDEGELPNDNRDMEDMDMSDEEAEALTAGAGERKDKSSAAVAKATKSDAASKPPTTPTKATKTNAMAATTANPVTPTSASAPSTPATPLGVNLEKVDLGKISSILNSLTSAMKNTASPARPSPATPTTPSGQSAASKVAPSSPALASILSRVDITPEGILSALSKSNTAGLSSLLQSVTNTTSAPPSRPSPDSPAVKSLLSPTTQKPKPTLGNSLKRDTPGRNRDWEKGRQLSPPPPPPPPPRPSAPSISPPSLESKINSFLQGNPGFSLALGDVSPDGVDGTPVRDEAAGTPTQDEIMDTPGSVPESLGSSGHTLSPTAYRSEPWDAVITPSGSNSNGDFQGSSSSSRFGAGKKSGTKLKEDEVMNVRKQGSSSSNNDMKSRKDGQHSQLRMMGERRLSSSSRKTSTGSDDGGLSGKREDKVKGRESPNAGGKEGQYHRIETLVSPCTEGAPIQTLGYSNRPLAGERIKTVESIRVIGRGSRRGGGVSSRPGGAMWYEEEEYMEAHPPSPSAAPSSHNMGHGGNEEMPPSMPLPPPHLLLAHLHPPPSLPHPPPPPPNQFQMHYHPDNMQTPPPSLLHQHPPPTSPFFGAPPPIPRPPPPPMSHRLSPPPHHNPAVPSAVMVGGVLVPVDRPLALPLPVRPEGVDRGGMGPRGGPPPRMSSLLGEPPKHLRPGTVKEPFAPRHAPPLLRPGNPGVPLPLLGRVKEPLNLPLPPPSHSPTSSSPSTPNSPAVDTVPSRLSAQSSAPPLHKPPASPPAQSRNKTSNPVPLLTLPTTRPPILSVPIPQRPLMRGRNPSQHRHQDLPLGGYRGGKRAGPPFTGGPFHSQKRPFLPPRY; encoded by the exons CTGACAACAGTCACCGCTTGAATCTCTTCTACCTTGCCAATGATGTGATACAGAACTGCAAAAGAAGGAACGCCATTGTGTTTCGTTCAGCCTTTGCAGAAGTCCTTCCTAATGCTGCTCTGCTCATCAA AGATGGGAAGGTCCGCAAGTCAGTGGAAAGGATCTTTGTGATTTGGGAGGAGAGGAGCGTGTATCCTGAGGAGCTCATTGCTCAGCTCAGAGCCAACttgaacaaaaaggaaaaagagcgAGAGAAGCtgaaggaaaaggagagagaaaaggagaagttgaaggagaaggaaaaggagaaggagaaggaaagggagaaggagagggagaaggagaaggagaagcaaAAGGAGACTACACCGGCAACTG cCCCAGTCAACAAAGCGGCCCTCAAGTCCAAGATTTTAGAAGAGTTTGCA ccgCACTCCCTTGTGGAACAGTTGTCGAGATATAAACAAGCAGTTGCTGAAGAGGAGTTCAGGGAGAAGCAGCTGGCGGCTCTTAGGGTGGACGTCTGCAGCACAGAGGCTCTGAAGAGACTGAAAG ACAAAGCAGGAGGGAACAAGTTTGCGAAAGACTTTGAAGATGGAAGTCTGAAGCTGCAGGAGTTTGTCGGCTTCCTCGACAAAGAGTTGAAAACAGGGCCTCCTCTGCTGGAAGCTTTGGGAAATGCAGACATTTTCTATGAGATGCAGTACAAGGAGGTTAAGATTGTGGCTAAT GCCTACAATGCCTTCGCAAACCGTGTGGCCGGTCTTAAAAGGAAACTGGATTCCCTCAAGTCAACTCTTCCTGGACCTGAGGACTCTCCCATCCCCTCGCCTTCTGAGGATGCCCCCTCTCCCACTGGCTCTGACTCACCCTTCCTTGGGCTTGGGCCCAGCAGAGCCCAGGTGGATCCAGAGCTGGACGGCAAGGCCATGGATGAAGGAGAGCTACCCAACGACAACAGAGACATGGAGGACATGGATATGTCTGATGAAGAGGCTGAGGCTCTCACAGCAGGGG CAGGTGAGAGGAAAGACAAGTCATCTGCAGCTGTTGCCAAGGCTACAAAATCAGACGCGGCATCAAAGCCTCCTACCACACCTACTAAAGCAACAAAGACCAACGCCATGGCTGCTACCACGGCAAACCCAGTTACCCCCACCTCTGCTTCTGCGCCGAGCACTCCAGCAACCCCTCTGGGAGTCAATCTGGAGAAGGTGGACCTGGGAAAGATCAGCTCCATTCTTAACTCACTCACTTCTGCCATGAAAAATACAG CCAGCCCTGCTCGGCCATCTCCCGCCACACCCACTACTCCCTCTGGCCAGTCAGCTGCTTCCAAAGTGGCGCCTAGCAGCCCTGCTCTGGCCAGCATTCTGTCCAGAGTTGACATAACACCTGAAGGCATTCTCAGTGCTCTGTCTaaatcaaacacagcag GTTTGTCCTCTCTCCTGCAAAGTGTGACAAACACAACCTCAGCTCCTCCCTCCCGACCCTCCCCAGATTCACCAGCAGTAAAATCTCTGCTCAGCCCAACCACCCAAAAACCCAAACCAACACTTGGGAACAGCCTCAAACGAGATACACCTGGGAGGAACAGAGACTGGGAGAAAGGCAGACAGctgtccccccctcctcctcctccgcctcctcctcgcCCCTCTGCCCCCTCTATCTCTCCCCCCAGCCTAGAATCAAAAATCAACAGTTTCTTGCAGGGTAATCCAGGCTTTAGTCTTGCTTTAGGTGACGTCAGTCCTGATGGGGTGGATGGGACACCAGTGAGAGACGAAGCTGCCGGCACCCCCACCCAGGATGAGATCATGGACACCCCTGGCAGTGTGCCAGAATCTCTGGGGTCATCCGGTCATACCCTCTCACCCACAGCGTACCGCAGTGAACCTTGGGATGCTGTGATCACCCCATCAGGAAGCAACAGCAACGGGGACTTTCAaggctcttcctcctcttcccggTTTGGAGCCGGTAAGAAGAGCGGCACAAAATTAAAAGAGGATGAAGTGATGAATGTGAGGAAGCAGGGGTCTTCTTCCTCAAATAATGACATGAAGAGTAGAAAAGATGGACAGCATAGCCAGCTAAGAATGATGGGAGAAAGGAGACTCTCTTCAAGCTCTCGTAAGACAAGCACTGGCTCAGACGATGGAGGTCTGAGTGGAAAAAGAGAGGATAAGGTCAAAGGTCGAGAGTCTCCTAATGCGGGTGGAAAGGAAGGCCAGTATCATCGTATTGAGACACTAGTGTCACCCTGCACTGAAGGGGCACCAATCCAAACTCTAGGATACTCCAACCGCCCACTCGCTGGAGAGCGCATCAAGACAGTAGAGAGCATCCGCGTGATTGGCCGAGGCTcccggagaggaggaggggtcaGCAGTCGGCCAGGGGGAGCGATGTGGTATGAAGAGGAGGAATACATGGAAGCTCACCCTCCCTCACCCAGCgctgccccctcttcccataatATGGGCCATGGTGGAAATGAGGAAATGCCCCCTTCCATGCCTCTTCCTCCCCCACATCTTCTTCTCGCACATCTccaccctcccccctctcttcctcatcctcctcctcctccaccaaatcaATTCCAAATGCACTACCACCCAGACAACATGcaaactcctcctccatcccttcTACACCAGCATCCTCCTCCCACATCCCCTTTCTTCGGTGCTCCTCCACCTATCCCTCGaccccctccacctcccatGTCACATCGCCTTTCCCCTCCACCTCACCACAACCCTGCTGTGCCCTCTGCGGTCATGGTTGGGGGAGTGTTGGTCCCTGTCGACCGTCCACTTGCTCTTCCTCTACCAGTCAGACCCGAAGGTGTAGATCGAGGTGGGATGGGGCCCAGAGGAGGTCCTCCACCTCGCATGTCTTCACTGTTAGGTGAGCCCCCTAAGCATCTCCGCCCTGGCACAGTTAAAGAGCCTTTTGCCCCCCGCCATGCTCCCCCTCTTCTCCGCCCAGGTAACCCAGGTGTTCCCTTACCTTTACTAGGCAGAGTGAAAGAGCCCTTGAATCTACCTCTTCCACCCCCATCTCACTCTCCcacatcctcctctccctcaaCTCCTAATTCCCCTGCAGTTGACACAGTCCCCTCTCGCCTCTCTGCTCAGTCTTCAGCCCCTCCTCTTCACAAGCCCCCTGCCAGTCCTCCAGCTCAGTCCCGCAACAAAACCTCTAACCCCGTTCCCCTCCTCACCCTCCCCACTACCCGACCCCCGATCCTCTCAGTCCCCATCCCACAGAGACCTCTGATGCGAGGCCGAAATCCTTCTCAGCATCGTCACCAAGATCTCCCCTTAGGGGGGTATCGAGGGGGCAAGCGAGCTGGTCCTCCTTTCACAGGTGGTCCCTTTCATTCACAGAAGAGACCCTTCCTACCCCCACGCTACTGA
- the rprd2b gene encoding regulation of nuclear pre-mRNA domain-containing protein 2 isoform X2 — protein MAAGSGAASGHGARSSNAALEASLDRRFQGVSNTMESIQGLSTWCIENKKYHGLIVRHWMKWLKKSDNSHRLNLFYLANDVIQNCKRRNAIVFRSAFAEVLPNAALLIKDGKVRKSVERIFVIWEERSVYPEELIAQLRANLNKKEKEREKLKEKEREKEKLKEKEKEKEKEREKEREKEKEKQKETTPATAPVNKAALKSKILEEFAPHSLVEQLSRYKQAVAEEEFREKQLAALRVDVCSTEALKRLKDKAGGNKFAKDFEDGSLKLQEFVGFLDKELKTGPPLLEALGNADIFYEMQYKEVKIVANAYNAFANRVAGLKRKLDSLKSTLPGPEDSPIPSPSEDAPSPTGSDSPFLGLGPSRAQVDPELDGKAMDEGELPNDNRDMEDMDMSDEEAEALTAGGERKDKSSAAVAKATKSDAASKPPTTPTKATKTNAMAATTANPVTPTSASAPSTPATPLGVNLEKVDLGKISSILNSLTSAMKNTAASPARPSPATPTTPSGQSAASKVAPSSPALASILSRVDITPEGILSALSKSNTAGLSSLLQSVTNTTSAPPSRPSPDSPAVKSLLSPTTQKPKPTLGNSLKRDTPGRNRDWEKGRQLSPPPPPPPPPRPSAPSISPPSLESKINSFLQGNPGFSLALGDVSPDGVDGTPVRDEAAGTPTQDEIMDTPGSVPESLGSSGHTLSPTAYRSEPWDAVITPSGSNSNGDFQGSSSSSRFGAGKKSGTKLKEDEVMNVRKQGSSSSNNDMKSRKDGQHSQLRMMGERRLSSSSRKTSTGSDDGGLSGKREDKVKGRESPNAGGKEGQYHRIETLVSPCTEGAPIQTLGYSNRPLAGERIKTVESIRVIGRGSRRGGGVSSRPGGAMWYEEEEYMEAHPPSPSAAPSSHNMGHGGNEEMPPSMPLPPPHLLLAHLHPPPSLPHPPPPPPNQFQMHYHPDNMQTPPPSLLHQHPPPTSPFFGAPPPIPRPPPPPMSHRLSPPPHHNPAVPSAVMVGGVLVPVDRPLALPLPVRPEGVDRGGMGPRGGPPPRMSSLLGEPPKHLRPGTVKEPFAPRHAPPLLRPGNPGVPLPLLGRVKEPLNLPLPPPSHSPTSSSPSTPNSPAVDTVPSRLSAQSSAPPLHKPPASPPAQSRNKTSNPVPLLTLPTTRPPILSVPIPQRPLMRGRNPSQHRHQDLPLGGYRGGKRAGPPFTGGPFHSQKRPFLPPRY, from the exons CTGACAACAGTCACCGCTTGAATCTCTTCTACCTTGCCAATGATGTGATACAGAACTGCAAAAGAAGGAACGCCATTGTGTTTCGTTCAGCCTTTGCAGAAGTCCTTCCTAATGCTGCTCTGCTCATCAA AGATGGGAAGGTCCGCAAGTCAGTGGAAAGGATCTTTGTGATTTGGGAGGAGAGGAGCGTGTATCCTGAGGAGCTCATTGCTCAGCTCAGAGCCAACttgaacaaaaaggaaaaagagcgAGAGAAGCtgaaggaaaaggagagagaaaaggagaagttgaaggagaaggaaaaggagaaggagaaggaaagggagaaggagagggagaaggagaaggagaagcaaAAGGAGACTACACCGGCAACTG cCCCAGTCAACAAAGCGGCCCTCAAGTCCAAGATTTTAGAAGAGTTTGCA ccgCACTCCCTTGTGGAACAGTTGTCGAGATATAAACAAGCAGTTGCTGAAGAGGAGTTCAGGGAGAAGCAGCTGGCGGCTCTTAGGGTGGACGTCTGCAGCACAGAGGCTCTGAAGAGACTGAAAG ACAAAGCAGGAGGGAACAAGTTTGCGAAAGACTTTGAAGATGGAAGTCTGAAGCTGCAGGAGTTTGTCGGCTTCCTCGACAAAGAGTTGAAAACAGGGCCTCCTCTGCTGGAAGCTTTGGGAAATGCAGACATTTTCTATGAGATGCAGTACAAGGAGGTTAAGATTGTGGCTAAT GCCTACAATGCCTTCGCAAACCGTGTGGCCGGTCTTAAAAGGAAACTGGATTCCCTCAAGTCAACTCTTCCTGGACCTGAGGACTCTCCCATCCCCTCGCCTTCTGAGGATGCCCCCTCTCCCACTGGCTCTGACTCACCCTTCCTTGGGCTTGGGCCCAGCAGAGCCCAGGTGGATCCAGAGCTGGACGGCAAGGCCATGGATGAAGGAGAGCTACCCAACGACAACAGAGACATGGAGGACATGGATATGTCTGATGAAGAGGCTGAGGCTCTCACAGCAGGGG GTGAGAGGAAAGACAAGTCATCTGCAGCTGTTGCCAAGGCTACAAAATCAGACGCGGCATCAAAGCCTCCTACCACACCTACTAAAGCAACAAAGACCAACGCCATGGCTGCTACCACGGCAAACCCAGTTACCCCCACCTCTGCTTCTGCGCCGAGCACTCCAGCAACCCCTCTGGGAGTCAATCTGGAGAAGGTGGACCTGGGAAAGATCAGCTCCATTCTTAACTCACTCACTTCTGCCATGAAAAATACAG CAGCCAGCCCTGCTCGGCCATCTCCCGCCACACCCACTACTCCCTCTGGCCAGTCAGCTGCTTCCAAAGTGGCGCCTAGCAGCCCTGCTCTGGCCAGCATTCTGTCCAGAGTTGACATAACACCTGAAGGCATTCTCAGTGCTCTGTCTaaatcaaacacagcag GTTTGTCCTCTCTCCTGCAAAGTGTGACAAACACAACCTCAGCTCCTCCCTCCCGACCCTCCCCAGATTCACCAGCAGTAAAATCTCTGCTCAGCCCAACCACCCAAAAACCCAAACCAACACTTGGGAACAGCCTCAAACGAGATACACCTGGGAGGAACAGAGACTGGGAGAAAGGCAGACAGctgtccccccctcctcctcctccgcctcctcctcgcCCCTCTGCCCCCTCTATCTCTCCCCCCAGCCTAGAATCAAAAATCAACAGTTTCTTGCAGGGTAATCCAGGCTTTAGTCTTGCTTTAGGTGACGTCAGTCCTGATGGGGTGGATGGGACACCAGTGAGAGACGAAGCTGCCGGCACCCCCACCCAGGATGAGATCATGGACACCCCTGGCAGTGTGCCAGAATCTCTGGGGTCATCCGGTCATACCCTCTCACCCACAGCGTACCGCAGTGAACCTTGGGATGCTGTGATCACCCCATCAGGAAGCAACAGCAACGGGGACTTTCAaggctcttcctcctcttcccggTTTGGAGCCGGTAAGAAGAGCGGCACAAAATTAAAAGAGGATGAAGTGATGAATGTGAGGAAGCAGGGGTCTTCTTCCTCAAATAATGACATGAAGAGTAGAAAAGATGGACAGCATAGCCAGCTAAGAATGATGGGAGAAAGGAGACTCTCTTCAAGCTCTCGTAAGACAAGCACTGGCTCAGACGATGGAGGTCTGAGTGGAAAAAGAGAGGATAAGGTCAAAGGTCGAGAGTCTCCTAATGCGGGTGGAAAGGAAGGCCAGTATCATCGTATTGAGACACTAGTGTCACCCTGCACTGAAGGGGCACCAATCCAAACTCTAGGATACTCCAACCGCCCACTCGCTGGAGAGCGCATCAAGACAGTAGAGAGCATCCGCGTGATTGGCCGAGGCTcccggagaggaggaggggtcaGCAGTCGGCCAGGGGGAGCGATGTGGTATGAAGAGGAGGAATACATGGAAGCTCACCCTCCCTCACCCAGCgctgccccctcttcccataatATGGGCCATGGTGGAAATGAGGAAATGCCCCCTTCCATGCCTCTTCCTCCCCCACATCTTCTTCTCGCACATCTccaccctcccccctctcttcctcatcctcctcctcctccaccaaatcaATTCCAAATGCACTACCACCCAGACAACATGcaaactcctcctccatcccttcTACACCAGCATCCTCCTCCCACATCCCCTTTCTTCGGTGCTCCTCCACCTATCCCTCGaccccctccacctcccatGTCACATCGCCTTTCCCCTCCACCTCACCACAACCCTGCTGTGCCCTCTGCGGTCATGGTTGGGGGAGTGTTGGTCCCTGTCGACCGTCCACTTGCTCTTCCTCTACCAGTCAGACCCGAAGGTGTAGATCGAGGTGGGATGGGGCCCAGAGGAGGTCCTCCACCTCGCATGTCTTCACTGTTAGGTGAGCCCCCTAAGCATCTCCGCCCTGGCACAGTTAAAGAGCCTTTTGCCCCCCGCCATGCTCCCCCTCTTCTCCGCCCAGGTAACCCAGGTGTTCCCTTACCTTTACTAGGCAGAGTGAAAGAGCCCTTGAATCTACCTCTTCCACCCCCATCTCACTCTCCcacatcctcctctccctcaaCTCCTAATTCCCCTGCAGTTGACACAGTCCCCTCTCGCCTCTCTGCTCAGTCTTCAGCCCCTCCTCTTCACAAGCCCCCTGCCAGTCCTCCAGCTCAGTCCCGCAACAAAACCTCTAACCCCGTTCCCCTCCTCACCCTCCCCACTACCCGACCCCCGATCCTCTCAGTCCCCATCCCACAGAGACCTCTGATGCGAGGCCGAAATCCTTCTCAGCATCGTCACCAAGATCTCCCCTTAGGGGGGTATCGAGGGGGCAAGCGAGCTGGTCCTCCTTTCACAGGTGGTCCCTTTCATTCACAGAAGAGACCCTTCCTACCCCCACGCTACTGA
- the rprd2b gene encoding regulation of nuclear pre-mRNA domain-containing protein 2 isoform X1, protein MAAGSGAASGHGARSSNAALEASLDRRFQGVSNTMESIQGLSTWCIENKKYHGLIVRHWMKWLKKSDNSHRLNLFYLANDVIQNCKRRNAIVFRSAFAEVLPNAALLIKDGKVRKSVERIFVIWEERSVYPEELIAQLRANLNKKEKEREKLKEKEREKEKLKEKEKEKEKEREKEREKEKEKQKETTPATAPVNKAALKSKILEEFAPHSLVEQLSRYKQAVAEEEFREKQLAALRVDVCSTEALKRLKDKAGGNKFAKDFEDGSLKLQEFVGFLDKELKTGPPLLEALGNADIFYEMQYKEVKIVANAYNAFANRVAGLKRKLDSLKSTLPGPEDSPIPSPSEDAPSPTGSDSPFLGLGPSRAQVDPELDGKAMDEGELPNDNRDMEDMDMSDEEAEALTAGAGERKDKSSAAVAKATKSDAASKPPTTPTKATKTNAMAATTANPVTPTSASAPSTPATPLGVNLEKVDLGKISSILNSLTSAMKNTAASPARPSPATPTTPSGQSAASKVAPSSPALASILSRVDITPEGILSALSKSNTAGLSSLLQSVTNTTSAPPSRPSPDSPAVKSLLSPTTQKPKPTLGNSLKRDTPGRNRDWEKGRQLSPPPPPPPPPRPSAPSISPPSLESKINSFLQGNPGFSLALGDVSPDGVDGTPVRDEAAGTPTQDEIMDTPGSVPESLGSSGHTLSPTAYRSEPWDAVITPSGSNSNGDFQGSSSSSRFGAGKKSGTKLKEDEVMNVRKQGSSSSNNDMKSRKDGQHSQLRMMGERRLSSSSRKTSTGSDDGGLSGKREDKVKGRESPNAGGKEGQYHRIETLVSPCTEGAPIQTLGYSNRPLAGERIKTVESIRVIGRGSRRGGGVSSRPGGAMWYEEEEYMEAHPPSPSAAPSSHNMGHGGNEEMPPSMPLPPPHLLLAHLHPPPSLPHPPPPPPNQFQMHYHPDNMQTPPPSLLHQHPPPTSPFFGAPPPIPRPPPPPMSHRLSPPPHHNPAVPSAVMVGGVLVPVDRPLALPLPVRPEGVDRGGMGPRGGPPPRMSSLLGEPPKHLRPGTVKEPFAPRHAPPLLRPGNPGVPLPLLGRVKEPLNLPLPPPSHSPTSSSPSTPNSPAVDTVPSRLSAQSSAPPLHKPPASPPAQSRNKTSNPVPLLTLPTTRPPILSVPIPQRPLMRGRNPSQHRHQDLPLGGYRGGKRAGPPFTGGPFHSQKRPFLPPRY, encoded by the exons CTGACAACAGTCACCGCTTGAATCTCTTCTACCTTGCCAATGATGTGATACAGAACTGCAAAAGAAGGAACGCCATTGTGTTTCGTTCAGCCTTTGCAGAAGTCCTTCCTAATGCTGCTCTGCTCATCAA AGATGGGAAGGTCCGCAAGTCAGTGGAAAGGATCTTTGTGATTTGGGAGGAGAGGAGCGTGTATCCTGAGGAGCTCATTGCTCAGCTCAGAGCCAACttgaacaaaaaggaaaaagagcgAGAGAAGCtgaaggaaaaggagagagaaaaggagaagttgaaggagaaggaaaaggagaaggagaaggaaagggagaaggagagggagaaggagaaggagaagcaaAAGGAGACTACACCGGCAACTG cCCCAGTCAACAAAGCGGCCCTCAAGTCCAAGATTTTAGAAGAGTTTGCA ccgCACTCCCTTGTGGAACAGTTGTCGAGATATAAACAAGCAGTTGCTGAAGAGGAGTTCAGGGAGAAGCAGCTGGCGGCTCTTAGGGTGGACGTCTGCAGCACAGAGGCTCTGAAGAGACTGAAAG ACAAAGCAGGAGGGAACAAGTTTGCGAAAGACTTTGAAGATGGAAGTCTGAAGCTGCAGGAGTTTGTCGGCTTCCTCGACAAAGAGTTGAAAACAGGGCCTCCTCTGCTGGAAGCTTTGGGAAATGCAGACATTTTCTATGAGATGCAGTACAAGGAGGTTAAGATTGTGGCTAAT GCCTACAATGCCTTCGCAAACCGTGTGGCCGGTCTTAAAAGGAAACTGGATTCCCTCAAGTCAACTCTTCCTGGACCTGAGGACTCTCCCATCCCCTCGCCTTCTGAGGATGCCCCCTCTCCCACTGGCTCTGACTCACCCTTCCTTGGGCTTGGGCCCAGCAGAGCCCAGGTGGATCCAGAGCTGGACGGCAAGGCCATGGATGAAGGAGAGCTACCCAACGACAACAGAGACATGGAGGACATGGATATGTCTGATGAAGAGGCTGAGGCTCTCACAGCAGGGG CAGGTGAGAGGAAAGACAAGTCATCTGCAGCTGTTGCCAAGGCTACAAAATCAGACGCGGCATCAAAGCCTCCTACCACACCTACTAAAGCAACAAAGACCAACGCCATGGCTGCTACCACGGCAAACCCAGTTACCCCCACCTCTGCTTCTGCGCCGAGCACTCCAGCAACCCCTCTGGGAGTCAATCTGGAGAAGGTGGACCTGGGAAAGATCAGCTCCATTCTTAACTCACTCACTTCTGCCATGAAAAATACAG CAGCCAGCCCTGCTCGGCCATCTCCCGCCACACCCACTACTCCCTCTGGCCAGTCAGCTGCTTCCAAAGTGGCGCCTAGCAGCCCTGCTCTGGCCAGCATTCTGTCCAGAGTTGACATAACACCTGAAGGCATTCTCAGTGCTCTGTCTaaatcaaacacagcag GTTTGTCCTCTCTCCTGCAAAGTGTGACAAACACAACCTCAGCTCCTCCCTCCCGACCCTCCCCAGATTCACCAGCAGTAAAATCTCTGCTCAGCCCAACCACCCAAAAACCCAAACCAACACTTGGGAACAGCCTCAAACGAGATACACCTGGGAGGAACAGAGACTGGGAGAAAGGCAGACAGctgtccccccctcctcctcctccgcctcctcctcgcCCCTCTGCCCCCTCTATCTCTCCCCCCAGCCTAGAATCAAAAATCAACAGTTTCTTGCAGGGTAATCCAGGCTTTAGTCTTGCTTTAGGTGACGTCAGTCCTGATGGGGTGGATGGGACACCAGTGAGAGACGAAGCTGCCGGCACCCCCACCCAGGATGAGATCATGGACACCCCTGGCAGTGTGCCAGAATCTCTGGGGTCATCCGGTCATACCCTCTCACCCACAGCGTACCGCAGTGAACCTTGGGATGCTGTGATCACCCCATCAGGAAGCAACAGCAACGGGGACTTTCAaggctcttcctcctcttcccggTTTGGAGCCGGTAAGAAGAGCGGCACAAAATTAAAAGAGGATGAAGTGATGAATGTGAGGAAGCAGGGGTCTTCTTCCTCAAATAATGACATGAAGAGTAGAAAAGATGGACAGCATAGCCAGCTAAGAATGATGGGAGAAAGGAGACTCTCTTCAAGCTCTCGTAAGACAAGCACTGGCTCAGACGATGGAGGTCTGAGTGGAAAAAGAGAGGATAAGGTCAAAGGTCGAGAGTCTCCTAATGCGGGTGGAAAGGAAGGCCAGTATCATCGTATTGAGACACTAGTGTCACCCTGCACTGAAGGGGCACCAATCCAAACTCTAGGATACTCCAACCGCCCACTCGCTGGAGAGCGCATCAAGACAGTAGAGAGCATCCGCGTGATTGGCCGAGGCTcccggagaggaggaggggtcaGCAGTCGGCCAGGGGGAGCGATGTGGTATGAAGAGGAGGAATACATGGAAGCTCACCCTCCCTCACCCAGCgctgccccctcttcccataatATGGGCCATGGTGGAAATGAGGAAATGCCCCCTTCCATGCCTCTTCCTCCCCCACATCTTCTTCTCGCACATCTccaccctcccccctctcttcctcatcctcctcctcctccaccaaatcaATTCCAAATGCACTACCACCCAGACAACATGcaaactcctcctccatcccttcTACACCAGCATCCTCCTCCCACATCCCCTTTCTTCGGTGCTCCTCCACCTATCCCTCGaccccctccacctcccatGTCACATCGCCTTTCCCCTCCACCTCACCACAACCCTGCTGTGCCCTCTGCGGTCATGGTTGGGGGAGTGTTGGTCCCTGTCGACCGTCCACTTGCTCTTCCTCTACCAGTCAGACCCGAAGGTGTAGATCGAGGTGGGATGGGGCCCAGAGGAGGTCCTCCACCTCGCATGTCTTCACTGTTAGGTGAGCCCCCTAAGCATCTCCGCCCTGGCACAGTTAAAGAGCCTTTTGCCCCCCGCCATGCTCCCCCTCTTCTCCGCCCAGGTAACCCAGGTGTTCCCTTACCTTTACTAGGCAGAGTGAAAGAGCCCTTGAATCTACCTCTTCCACCCCCATCTCACTCTCCcacatcctcctctccctcaaCTCCTAATTCCCCTGCAGTTGACACAGTCCCCTCTCGCCTCTCTGCTCAGTCTTCAGCCCCTCCTCTTCACAAGCCCCCTGCCAGTCCTCCAGCTCAGTCCCGCAACAAAACCTCTAACCCCGTTCCCCTCCTCACCCTCCCCACTACCCGACCCCCGATCCTCTCAGTCCCCATCCCACAGAGACCTCTGATGCGAGGCCGAAATCCTTCTCAGCATCGTCACCAAGATCTCCCCTTAGGGGGGTATCGAGGGGGCAAGCGAGCTGGTCCTCCTTTCACAGGTGGTCCCTTTCATTCACAGAAGAGACCCTTCCTACCCCCACGCTACTGA